The Chloroflexota bacterium genomic sequence GACTGCAGAGCCGAGGGACTGGCCGAAGTAGTAGAGGGGTTCGCCCGCATCGCCCTTGCTCCTAAGCCAGGCCGCCGCGGCCTCGGCATCGGCATAGATGCCCTGCTCGGTGGGCTTGCCTTCGCTCATGCCGTAACCTCGGTAGTCGAACAGGAAGAGGTTTGCGCCGACCCGATCGAGGAGGAGCCGGGCCAGGTCCAGCCGGTGGCTCATGTTGCCGCTATTGCCGTGGAGCCAGAGGATCTTGACCCTGGCCATGCCGGGGAAGTACCAGCCGTGAAGGATGGGGCCGCCTGGAACGGGGAGGCACACCTCTTCATGCCGCAGGCCGAGGGCGTCCGGGCGCTGTTCCAGGCGGCGGGTGGGGCGGAAGATCATCTTTTCGATGAGCATGGTGGTGCGCCTCCAGGGAGGCTAGCCCCATTATATGCCCGGCCCGCTACGGCGAACCTTGACAGGCG encodes the following:
- a CDS encoding alpha/beta hydrolase, with amino-acid sequence MLIEKMIFRPTRRLEQRPDALGLRHEEVCLPVPGGPILHGWYFPGMARVKILWLHGNSGNMSHRLDLARLLLDRVGANLFLFDYRGYGMSEGKPTEQGIYADAEAAAAWLRSKGDAGEPLYYFGQSLGSAVAIELERRHRPHGVIIESAFTSVRERSAEAVTGKLFAPMFGETFDSLKKIGGLRSPLLVIHGEGDGVVNAKHAHRLFGRAPEPKRLYLVRGADHGDCYAAGGDAYFAAIKSFIESTLPAATPAGKERP